From the genome of Nitrosopumilus sp.:
TCATCTTGTCAATTATCTGTCCAGACTTGAACATGATAAATGTGGGAATTGACTGCACAGCAAATCTCATTGATATGTTTTGATTGTTGTCTACATTGACTCTTGCAAATTTCACTTTGGGATATTTTTTTGAGAGGCTCTCAAATATTGGGTGCATAGATTTGCATGGACCACACCACTCTGCCCAGAAATCTACTAAAGTTG
Proteins encoded in this window:
- the trxA gene encoding thioredoxin → MSDDPEIEKIMKKKLNEMLKQQDQPKIEPGIIDLNEANFDQIISTENPTLVDFWAEWCGPCKSMHPIFESLSKKYPKVKFARVNVDNNQNISMRFAVQSIPTFIMFKSGQIIDKMMGAVGAPGIHMICKKHSS